A genomic region of Actinomycetes bacterium contains the following coding sequences:
- the serB gene encoding phosphoserine phosphatase SerB produces the protein MPDDSPQPSHPGAGAFLLRVSGADRPGITADLMTLLELAGSTVQDVEQVLVRGHLTLAVAIDAPAEGPDRIRDLLEHLGSERDLTVSLEPVPPPTGHAASLDAVTVLGHELETELSPSELGAIAGAVVAAGANIERIVRLARYPVYAYEFLVRDADRTELQRVLAQASATHGLDVAVQPAGLERRAKRLVVLDVDSTLIQDEVIELIAEEAGCHQQVRAVTEEAMAGNLDFEGALRERVRLLAGLEVEALERARKRMRLTPGARTFIRTLKRLGYTVGIVSGGFTHFTDHLKADLDLDHAVANELGISSGKLTGEVEGKVVDRAHKAEMLAEFARREGIPLSQTVAVGDGANDLDMLATAGLGVAFNAKPVVQQAADTTVNVPFLDAVLFVLGINRSEVEDLPGS, from the coding sequence ATGCCCGATGACAGCCCGCAGCCGAGCCACCCGGGCGCGGGCGCCTTCCTGTTGCGCGTCAGCGGAGCGGACCGGCCGGGCATCACCGCAGATCTGATGACCCTGCTCGAACTCGCGGGCTCGACGGTGCAGGACGTGGAGCAGGTGCTCGTACGAGGTCACCTCACCTTGGCGGTGGCGATTGACGCCCCCGCCGAAGGCCCCGACCGGATCCGGGACCTGCTCGAACACCTGGGATCGGAGCGCGACCTCACGGTGAGCCTCGAACCGGTGCCGCCCCCGACCGGCCATGCCGCCTCACTGGACGCGGTCACAGTGCTCGGTCACGAACTGGAGACCGAGCTGTCACCCAGCGAACTGGGTGCGATCGCGGGAGCGGTGGTCGCCGCGGGCGCCAACATCGAGCGCATCGTGCGCCTCGCCCGCTACCCGGTGTACGCATACGAATTCCTGGTGCGTGACGCCGACCGCACGGAGCTGCAGCGAGTGCTTGCACAGGCATCGGCCACGCACGGCCTCGACGTGGCGGTGCAGCCGGCAGGACTCGAACGGCGCGCCAAGCGACTCGTGGTGCTCGATGTCGACTCCACCCTCATCCAGGACGAGGTCATCGAACTGATCGCCGAAGAAGCCGGCTGCCACCAACAGGTGAGGGCCGTGACCGAGGAGGCCATGGCCGGCAACCTCGACTTCGAAGGGGCACTGCGCGAACGGGTCCGGCTCCTCGCCGGGCTGGAGGTCGAGGCACTCGAGCGCGCACGCAAGCGGATGCGACTCACGCCCGGGGCACGCACCTTCATTCGCACGCTCAAACGGCTGGGCTACACGGTCGGGATCGTGTCGGGCGGCTTCACGCACTTCACCGACCACCTCAAGGCCGATCTCGACCTCGACCATGCCGTTGCCAACGAGCTGGGTATCTCGAGCGGCAAGCTGACCGGCGAAGTAGAGGGCAAGGTCGTCGACCGGGCCCACAAGGCCGAGATGCTCGCCGAGTTCGCCAGGCGCGAGGGGATCCCGCTGTCACAGACCGTTGCTGTGGGCGACGGCGCCAACGACCTCGACATGCTTGCGACGGCCGGCCTCGGGGTGGCCTTCAACGCCAAGCCGGTCGTGCAGCAGGCAGCAGACACCACGGTCAACGTGCCGTTCCTCGACGCGGTGCTGTTCGTGCTCGGAATCAACCGCTCCGAGGTCGAAGACCTGCCCGGTAGCTGA